One window of Neisseria subflava genomic DNA carries:
- a CDS encoding porin, which yields MKKSIIALVIAGLPLAASAEVILYGQIKSSVTVGQVKIKGDAGSETSSTATSINDNTSRIGFKGSENLGGDLKAIWQVEQKTAITGGSQGFATRDSFIGLQGNFGKIRAGKLSNMLNEMDTIDPWMYKTNAAGLGIFTRTGNRNAAVRYDSPDFGGFKFNVSYAPRDNRNPSDKYTHTKPAKDQYTGGVSFSKNGFTANAAYGHYNGAYTDNSGKVKAAQIAKVETYYDKDNLFVGGGVHYAKGHETGNEYLGYFTDGFNQYKGSDITVDSGKSEAVKVVDAAVTVGYKFGNVTPRITYAHGWPAQGVNSGEKLVDKFDQVVVGGQYTFSKRTGINAQLAYLKVGNKTRLTAANKGGVEQKAASVGLYHKF from the coding sequence ATGAAAAAATCGATTATCGCTTTGGTTATTGCCGGTTTGCCGCTGGCTGCATCTGCAGAAGTGATTCTGTATGGTCAAATCAAAAGCAGCGTGACCGTCGGTCAGGTCAAAATCAAAGGTGACGCAGGTTCTGAAACCAGCTCTACCGCAACCAGCATCAATGACAATACCTCCCGTATCGGTTTCAAAGGCAGCGAGAACTTGGGCGGCGATTTGAAAGCCATCTGGCAAGTTGAACAAAAAACGGCCATTACCGGCGGTTCCCAAGGTTTTGCCACTCGTGATTCCTTCATCGGCCTGCAAGGTAACTTCGGTAAGATTCGCGCCGGTAAACTCAGCAATATGCTGAACGAAATGGACACCATCGATCCATGGATGTACAAAACCAATGCCGCAGGCTTGGGCATCTTTACCCGTACCGGCAACCGCAACGCCGCTGTACGCTACGACAGCCCGGATTTCGGCGGATTCAAATTCAACGTGTCTTACGCACCGCGCGACAACCGCAATCCTTCAGACAAATACACGCACACCAAACCGGCCAAAGACCAATACACCGGCGGCGTGAGCTTCTCTAAAAACGGCTTTACTGCCAATGCGGCTTACGGCCACTACAACGGCGCGTACACCGACAATTCAGGCAAAGTCAAAGCGGCACAAATTGCCAAAGTTGAAACTTATTACGACAAAGACAATCTCTTTGTCGGCGGCGGCGTACACTATGCCAAAGGTCATGAGACAGGCAACGAATATTTAGGTTATTTCACCGATGGTTTTAATCAGTACAAGGGTAGTGACATTACTGTCGATTCAGGCAAATCTGAAGCCGTGAAAGTGGTTGATGCAGCGGTAACTGTCGGCTACAAATTCGGCAACGTGACCCCACGCATTACTTACGCACACGGCTGGCCTGCCCAGGGCGTGAACAGCGGCGAGAAATTGGTGGATAAATTCGACCAAGTCGTTGTCGGCGGCCAATACACCTTCAGCAAACGCACCGGCATCAATGCCCAACTGGCGTATCTGAAAGTCGGCAACAAAACCCGTCTGACTGCAGCCAACAAAGGCGGCGTTGAACAAAAAGCCGCTTCTGTGGGCCTGTATCACAAATTCTAA
- the pyrC gene encoding dihydroorotase gives MQTLTIIRPDDMHLHLRDGDALKAVAPYTARQMGRAVIMPNLKPPVISVADAQAYKERIMAALPEGSTFQPLMTLYLTDNATPELVREAKAAGIVAFKLYPAGATTNSDSGVTDLFKLIPVLEEMAKQGILFLVHGEVTDPEIDIFDREAAFIERVMKPVLTQVPNLKVVFEHITTAEAARLVLEAGDNVAASVTPQHLLLNRNDLLVGGVRPHHFCLPVLKRETHRQALVAAVTGDKAHKFFLGTDSAPHAKTAKENACGCAGMFSAMTAIELYAEVFEKAGALDKLEAFASKNGPRFYGLPENSDTITLVKQTQTVPASVPYGDGELVPMRAGGEIEWTVQY, from the coding sequence ATGCAAACCCTGACCATCATCCGTCCCGACGATATGCACTTACACCTGCGCGACGGCGACGCACTCAAAGCCGTTGCCCCGTACACCGCCCGACAAATGGGCCGCGCGGTTATCATGCCCAACCTGAAGCCGCCCGTCATCAGCGTTGCCGATGCCCAAGCATACAAAGAGCGCATTATGGCCGCCCTGCCTGAAGGCAGCACCTTCCAGCCGTTGATGACGCTTTATTTGACCGACAACGCCACGCCCGAACTCGTGCGTGAAGCCAAAGCTGCCGGTATTGTGGCTTTTAAACTCTATCCTGCAGGCGCGACCACCAATTCCGATTCCGGCGTGACCGACTTGTTTAAGCTGATTCCCGTGTTGGAAGAAATGGCGAAACAGGGCATTTTGTTCTTGGTTCACGGCGAAGTCACTGATCCTGAAATTGATATTTTCGACCGCGAGGCTGCCTTTATCGAGCGCGTGATGAAGCCAGTTTTAACACAAGTGCCCAACCTCAAAGTCGTGTTTGAACACATCACTACTGCCGAGGCTGCCCGACTGGTATTGGAAGCCGGCGATAATGTGGCTGCGTCTGTGACGCCGCAACACTTGCTGCTCAACCGCAACGACCTTTTGGTCGGAGGCGTGCGCCCTCATCATTTCTGCTTGCCGGTTCTCAAACGCGAAACCCACCGTCAGGCTTTGGTTGCCGCTGTTACCGGCGATAAGGCGCACAAATTCTTCCTCGGCACGGACTCTGCGCCACATGCCAAAACTGCCAAAGAAAATGCTTGCGGTTGCGCCGGTATGTTCAGCGCGATGACTGCCATTGAGCTTTATGCCGAAGTGTTTGAGAAAGCAGGCGCGTTGGATAAACTGGAAGCCTTTGCTTCTAAAAACGGCCCGCGTTTCTACGGTCTGCCTGAAAATTCCGATACCATCACATTGGTCAAACAAACGCAAACCGTTCCTGCCAGCGTACCTTACGGCGATGGTGAGCTTGTACCGATGAGGGCCGGCGGCGAGATTGAATGGACGGTGCAATATTAA
- the trhA gene encoding PAQR family membrane homeostasis protein TrhA → MYHGERFNAYSHLAGFLLAVAALVLMLVKAVESADGYRIAGALTYGICLLLLYLGSTLYHSIPQPKAKAILQKVDHCMIYLLIAGSYTPFTLITLHGGWGWSLFGVSWGLALLGIVQELTVGRKSEKRLLSMVIYVLMGWLIVVAVWPLIQSLSTGGLFWLVLGGVLYSAGIYWFINDTKIRHGHGIWHLFVLAGSLTQFISIYFYVL, encoded by the coding sequence ATGTATCACGGCGAGAGATTTAATGCGTACAGCCATTTGGCCGGTTTCTTATTGGCAGTGGCGGCCTTGGTGCTGATGCTGGTGAAAGCGGTGGAATCGGCGGACGGCTATCGGATTGCCGGTGCACTGACTTACGGAATCTGCCTGCTGCTTCTGTATTTGGGTTCAACCTTATACCACAGTATTCCGCAGCCGAAAGCCAAGGCGATTTTGCAAAAGGTCGATCATTGTATGATTTATCTTTTGATTGCAGGCAGCTATACGCCGTTTACGCTGATTACCCTTCACGGCGGCTGGGGCTGGTCGCTTTTCGGCGTGTCGTGGGGACTGGCTTTGCTGGGCATTGTTCAAGAGCTGACGGTTGGGCGCAAAAGCGAGAAACGGCTGCTGTCGATGGTGATTTATGTGTTGATGGGCTGGCTGATTGTGGTGGCGGTATGGCCGCTGATACAGTCGCTTTCGACCGGTGGATTATTTTGGCTGGTGTTGGGCGGCGTATTGTATAGCGCGGGGATTTATTGGTTTATCAACGATACGAAAATCCGCCACGGCCACGGTATCTGGCACTTATTTGTCTTGGCAGGCAGTTTGACGCAATTTATCAGCATTTATTTTTATGTGTTGTAG
- a CDS encoding NMCC_0638 family (lipo)protein — protein sequence MSKAVALSLAVLAVCLSACGNEGVSPQNAADYAQNVTDLFRQSCVAADGDAALVGEFANANKLVLLSKKDIADLPAGMMDLEALSIWKKTENGADYYLNLTEDSCSVRTAKADDHLIFKQFLALAENPPQGLNAELRADNLAETPLPMRQISYAWRASGSPKETLLTVKITSSEHFPVQAVFYLTHHSYDNKAAVLP from the coding sequence ATGTCTAAAGCCGTCGCATTGTCTCTCGCTGTATTGGCTGTCTGCCTCAGTGCATGCGGCAATGAAGGCGTTTCGCCGCAGAACGCTGCCGATTATGCCCAAAATGTAACCGACTTGTTCCGCCAAAGCTGCGTGGCCGCAGACGGCGATGCCGCCCTTGTCGGCGAGTTTGCCAATGCCAACAAACTGGTTTTATTGTCGAAAAAAGATATTGCCGATTTGCCTGCCGGAATGATGGATTTGGAGGCATTAAGCATTTGGAAGAAAACGGAAAACGGCGCAGATTATTATTTGAACCTGACTGAAGACAGTTGCAGCGTGCGCACGGCTAAAGCCGATGACCATCTGATTTTTAAACAATTTTTGGCTTTGGCAGAAAATCCGCCACAAGGTTTGAACGCTGAGTTGCGTGCCGATAATTTGGCGGAAACCCCATTGCCTATGCGTCAGATTTCCTACGCATGGCGCGCGTCCGGTAGTCCGAAAGAAACCTTGCTGACCGTTAAAATAACGTCATCCGAGCATTTTCCAGTACAGGCTGTTTTTTATTTGACCCATCATTCTTACGACAATAAGGCCGCCGTTTTACCTTAG
- a CDS encoding CNP1-like family protein, whose amino-acid sequence MRRFALLALSLAATQAFALGFSQKDTLTNTRYQESPEEVAAREFKEHKAELPPLPDTQSGDWFDLYVNETYGKQPKILLSSLQIMPAPDNSIRYVLNVRSDKGYDNLSVEGLYCARTSFTYSNDKRSSYKVFAYGDTVNHRWIEPRKGDWKLIGNAFSRNDALHTALYQAFCIDGMPTTVEGLVQRLKERGGRHGTTLTNHDK is encoded by the coding sequence ATGCGCCGTTTTGCCCTTCTCGCTCTCAGCCTTGCCGCAACTCAAGCATTTGCTTTGGGTTTCAGCCAAAAGGATACGCTGACCAACACGCGTTATCAGGAAAGCCCTGAAGAAGTTGCCGCACGCGAATTTAAAGAACACAAAGCCGAGTTGCCGCCCTTGCCCGATACCCAATCGGGCGATTGGTTCGACCTCTATGTCAACGAAACCTACGGCAAGCAGCCCAAAATCCTGCTCAGCAGCCTGCAAATCATGCCTGCGCCTGACAACAGCATCCGCTACGTCTTGAACGTGCGCTCCGACAAAGGCTACGACAACCTCTCCGTCGAAGGCCTCTATTGCGCCCGCACGTCCTTTACTTACAGCAACGACAAGCGTTCATCTTACAAAGTATTCGCTTACGGCGACACAGTAAACCACCGCTGGATCGAGCCGCGTAAAGGCGATTGGAAGCTGATCGGCAATGCGTTCAGCCGCAACGATGCCCTGCACACCGCCCTGTATCAGGCATTCTGTATCGACGGTATGCCGACAACGGTTGAAGGCTTGGTACAACGTTTGAAAGAACGTGGTGGCCGTCACGGCACAACACTGACCAACCACGACAAATAA
- a CDS encoding RBBP9/YdeN family alpha/beta hydrolase, producing the protein MNRRVYIVHGFEGNPHGNWFDWLCAQVKSTGAQAISLAMPNPDKPSTTAWQFTLDQHIGKPDAHTFLVGHSLGCITLLHFLSRQQPQKIGGLLLAAGFADTLPPLPALDAYIKAASPDFDILRKIDMPKHCLVSDNDTHVPPELTLDMAAKLKSPVTHIPEGGHLMASDGFTQLPQAWEALKPMLTE; encoded by the coding sequence ATGAATCGACGCGTTTATATCGTACATGGCTTTGAAGGCAATCCGCACGGCAACTGGTTTGACTGGCTTTGCGCCCAAGTCAAAAGCACCGGCGCACAAGCAATCTCCCTCGCCATGCCCAATCCCGACAAACCAAGCACGACCGCGTGGCAGTTTACCCTTGACCAGCACATCGGCAAGCCCGATGCCCATACCTTCCTAGTCGGCCACAGTCTCGGCTGCATTACCCTCCTTCACTTCCTCAGCCGCCAACAACCGCAAAAAATCGGCGGCCTGCTGCTTGCTGCCGGTTTTGCCGATACGCTGCCGCCCCTGCCTGCACTCGATGCCTACATTAAAGCAGCGTCCCCCGATTTCGACATCCTGCGCAAAATCGACATGCCCAAACACTGTCTGGTTTCCGACAACGACACCCATGTTCCGCCCGAATTGACTTTGGACATGGCGGCCAAACTCAAAAGTCCTGTTACCCATATTCCCGAAGGCGGCCATTTGATGGCTTCGGACGGCTTTACCCAACTGCCACAGGCTTGGGAAGCACTGAAACCCATGTTGACCGAATAA
- a CDS encoding c-type cytochrome, with product MTALRPILLLLTALSIPTAFAADATLMSKGQKIYETNCAACHGKKGEGRGAMFPPLFQSDYINKKPQVLLQSMTKGINGSIKVNGKSYNGFMPSTAINDADVAAVATYIMNAFNNGGGTITEADVKKSHGKK from the coding sequence ATGACTGCACTCCGCCCTATCCTGCTCCTCCTGACCGCACTCAGCATCCCAACCGCTTTTGCCGCTGATGCCACGCTGATGAGCAAAGGACAAAAGATTTACGAAACCAACTGCGCCGCCTGCCACGGCAAAAAGGGCGAAGGCCGTGGCGCCATGTTCCCACCTTTATTCCAGTCCGACTATATCAATAAAAAACCGCAAGTGCTGTTGCAAAGTATGACCAAAGGCATCAACGGCTCGATTAAAGTAAACGGCAAATCCTACAACGGCTTTATGCCTTCTACCGCCATCAACGATGCCGATGTTGCCGCCGTTGCCACTTACATCATGAACGCCTTCAATAATGGCGGCGGTACGATTACTGAAGCAGATGTCAAAAAATCTCACGGGAAAAAATAA
- the cysD gene encoding sulfate adenylyltransferase subunit CysD: MAKREKMSIQNHHLDWLEAESIYIIREVIANAQNPALLFSGGKDSVVLLALAVKAFQIEGRPLKLPFKLLHVDTGHNYPEVIRFRDDTVARTGVQLVVGSVEESIRKGSVVLRRETDSRNAAQAVTLVETIEEQGFDALMGGARRDEEKARAKERIFSFRDEFGQWDPKNQRPELWSLYNTRLFQGENMRVFPISNWTELDIWQYIAREKLALPPIYYTHKREVVERNGLLVPVTPLTPKREGEVAQIRDVRFRTVGDISCTCPVASTAATPEDIIAETAAATISERSATRMDDRVSEAAMEERKKQGYF; this comes from the coding sequence ATTGCAAAGAGAGAAAAAATGTCCATCCAAAACCACCACCTCGACTGGCTCGAAGCCGAGTCTATCTACATCATCCGCGAAGTCATTGCCAATGCCCAAAATCCGGCCTTGCTGTTTTCCGGCGGTAAAGACTCCGTCGTATTGCTGGCGCTTGCCGTCAAAGCCTTCCAAATCGAAGGCCGCCCGCTGAAGCTGCCGTTCAAACTCCTGCACGTCGATACCGGCCATAATTACCCCGAAGTCATCCGGTTCCGCGACGACACGGTCGCACGCACCGGCGTACAACTTGTGGTCGGCAGCGTAGAAGAGTCTATCCGCAAAGGCAGCGTCGTCTTGCGTCGCGAAACCGATTCGCGCAACGCCGCCCAAGCCGTTACGCTAGTTGAAACCATTGAAGAACAAGGCTTTGATGCGCTGATGGGCGGCGCACGCCGCGATGAAGAAAAAGCGCGCGCCAAAGAACGCATCTTCTCTTTCCGCGACGAGTTCGGCCAATGGGATCCCAAAAACCAACGTCCTGAATTATGGTCGCTCTACAATACGCGCCTGTTCCAAGGCGAAAACATGCGCGTGTTCCCGATTTCCAACTGGACGGAATTGGATATCTGGCAATACATCGCACGCGAAAAACTCGCATTGCCGCCGATTTATTACACCCACAAACGCGAAGTTGTCGAACGCAACGGCCTGCTCGTTCCCGTTACCCCGTTGACCCCAAAACGCGAAGGAGAAGTTGCCCAAATCCGCGATGTCCGTTTCCGCACCGTCGGCGATATTTCCTGCACCTGCCCGGTTGCCAGCACCGCCGCCACACCCGAAGACATCATTGCCGAAACCGCCGCCGCGACCATTTCCGAACGCAGCGCCACGCGCATGGACGACCGCGTATCGGAAGCGGCAATGGAAGAGCGCAAAAAACAAGGCTATTTCTAA
- the hemH gene encoding ferrochelatase, giving the protein MSRFHTEPPLAYTAQNRTAVLLLNLGTPDAPTAAAVKPYLKEFLSDQRVVELPKLLWQPILRGLVLTFRPKKSAHAYEKVWFKEGSPLEVYTHRQAEALAKHLPDVIVRHAMTYGNPSVADVLAELKAQGVGKLLVIPLYPQYAGSSTGAALDKVFQELLLQRNQMSVRTVSRYYDDAAYIQAMKQHIEAYWTQNGRGEKLMLSFHGIPQKHHDDGDPYPDECHHTAKLLAQALGLSEQEYIVSFQSQFGKSQWVKPSTQALFDQLPKQGTTKLDVFCPGFMADCLETMEEIAIMGREQFHAAGGKEYRYIPCLNDSADWIAALAQLSRANLQGWI; this is encoded by the coding sequence ATGTCCCGTTTCCATACCGAACCGCCCTTAGCCTACACCGCACAAAACCGTACCGCCGTCCTGCTGCTCAACCTCGGCACGCCTGACGCGCCGACGGCTGCCGCAGTCAAGCCTTACTTGAAAGAATTTCTGTCTGATCAACGCGTTGTCGAACTGCCCAAGCTCTTATGGCAACCGATATTGCGCGGCTTGGTATTGACTTTTCGCCCGAAAAAAAGCGCGCACGCCTATGAAAAAGTTTGGTTTAAAGAAGGTTCGCCGCTTGAGGTTTACACACACCGCCAAGCAGAAGCCCTAGCCAAACATTTGCCCGATGTCATCGTCCGTCATGCCATGACTTACGGCAATCCAAGCGTTGCCGACGTTTTGGCGGAACTCAAAGCCCAAGGCGTGGGCAAATTGCTGGTCATTCCGCTCTATCCGCAATATGCCGGCTCTTCTACCGGCGCGGCTTTGGATAAAGTGTTCCAAGAGTTATTGCTGCAACGCAACCAAATGAGCGTCCGCACTGTCTCCCGTTATTACGACGATGCCGCCTATATTCAAGCCATGAAGCAGCATATTGAAGCCTATTGGACCCAAAACGGACGCGGCGAAAAACTGATGTTGAGTTTCCACGGTATTCCGCAAAAACATCACGATGACGGCGACCCCTATCCTGACGAGTGCCACCATACTGCCAAACTGCTGGCGCAGGCATTGGGCTTGTCCGAACAAGAATACATCGTTTCTTTCCAAAGCCAGTTTGGTAAATCCCAATGGGTCAAGCCCAGCACGCAAGCCCTGTTTGACCAACTTCCCAAGCAAGGCACGACCAAACTCGACGTCTTCTGCCCCGGTTTCATGGCCGACTGCCTCGAAACCATGGAAGAAATCGCCATTATGGGACGCGAACAATTCCACGCCGCCGGCGGCAAAGAATACCGTTACATCCCCTGCCTCAACGATTCCGCCGACTGGATTGCCGCACTTGCCCAATTAAGCCGGGCCAATCTGCAAGGCTGGATTTGA
- a CDS encoding YebC/PmpR family DNA-binding transcriptional regulator, giving the protein MAGHSKWANIQHKKARQDAKRGKIFTRLIKEITVAARMGGGDPGANPRLRLALEKAAENNMPKDNVQRAIDKGTGNLEGVEYIELRYEGYGIGGAALMVDCLTDNKTRTVADVRHAFTKNGGNLGTDGCVAFNFVHQGYLVFEPGVDEDALMEAALEAGAEDVITNDDGSIEVITAPNDWAGVKSALEAAGYKSVDGDVTMRAQNETELSGEDAVKMQKLIDALEDLDDVQDVYTSAVLNLD; this is encoded by the coding sequence ATGGCAGGCCATAGTAAGTGGGCAAATATCCAACACAAAAAAGCCCGACAAGATGCCAAACGCGGCAAAATCTTCACCCGTCTGATTAAAGAAATTACCGTTGCTGCCCGCATGGGCGGCGGCGATCCCGGCGCGAACCCGCGCCTGCGCCTGGCTTTGGAAAAAGCCGCTGAAAACAATATGCCTAAAGACAACGTGCAACGTGCCATCGACAAAGGTACGGGCAATCTGGAAGGCGTGGAATACATCGAGTTGCGTTACGAAGGCTACGGCATCGGCGGCGCGGCTTTGATGGTGGACTGTCTGACCGACAACAAAACCCGTACCGTTGCCGATGTGCGCCATGCGTTCACTAAAAACGGCGGTAACTTGGGTACCGACGGCTGCGTAGCGTTCAACTTCGTTCATCAAGGCTATTTGGTGTTTGAACCGGGCGTTGACGAAGATGCGCTGATGGAAGCAGCTTTGGAAGCCGGTGCGGAAGATGTCATCACCAACGACGACGGTTCCATCGAAGTGATTACCGCGCCGAACGACTGGGCCGGTGTGAAATCGGCTTTGGAAGCCGCAGGCTACAAATCTGTTGACGGCGACGTTACCATGCGCGCCCAAAACGAAACTGAATTGAGCGGCGAAGATGCGGTTAAGATGCAAAAACTGATTGACGCATTGGAAGATTTGGACGACGTACAAGACGTTTACACTTCTGCCGTGTTGAATCTGGACTAA
- a CDS encoding alanine/glycine:cation symporter family protein gives MEEILSALVGAVNLVLWDYLLIYALIGIGLFFTLYLGAPQVTKLGTGFKSVFGGLFSKKDKDHEGKSLSQFQALAVAISAQIGTGNVAGVATAITAGGPGAIFWMWLSAILGMSTIFAEAVLAQKYRVVSHGKYIGGPAFYITHGLTPKIGRGAARFLSGFFSIALIIALGFIGNATQSNSIASAMNLAFDIPPMAVGIALAVFAGLIIIGGINRIAGIAQFVVPFMAVIYILCAVIILFKFSDHIIPMFHSIFVAAFNPEAVLGGAAGIGMREAVRFGVARGLFSNEAGMGSTPHAHATANVKHPVQQGMAAFIGIFIDTLMVCTATALIILLTDANLSGETGAAVTQLAFNKAFPGFGSQLLAVCLTFFAFTTIIGWYYFGESNIRFLFRGKHLGIYRALVLVAIVLGTLGKVDLVWSMSDMFNGFMVLPNLIALFLLRKEIRAVYDDYLAQTKAGKELTYNYEFHEFHDKNPG, from the coding sequence ATGGAAGAAATATTGTCTGCTCTGGTGGGTGCAGTCAATCTGGTTCTTTGGGACTACCTGCTGATTTATGCCTTAATCGGTATTGGCCTGTTTTTTACCCTGTACTTGGGCGCGCCGCAAGTGACCAAATTAGGAACAGGTTTCAAATCCGTTTTCGGCGGCTTGTTCAGCAAAAAAGACAAAGACCACGAAGGCAAATCCCTGTCTCAATTTCAAGCGCTTGCCGTAGCGATTTCCGCGCAAATCGGTACCGGTAACGTTGCCGGTGTCGCCACTGCGATTACTGCCGGCGGCCCGGGTGCCATTTTTTGGATGTGGTTGTCTGCCATTTTGGGCATGTCTACCATTTTTGCAGAAGCCGTTTTGGCGCAAAAATACCGCGTGGTCAGCCACGGCAAATACATCGGCGGCCCTGCGTTTTACATCACGCACGGTCTGACCCCGAAAATCGGCCGGGGCGCGGCGCGTTTCCTGTCCGGCTTTTTCTCCATCGCCTTGATTATTGCGCTGGGCTTCATCGGCAACGCAACCCAATCCAATTCCATCGCCTCGGCCATGAATTTGGCTTTCGATATTCCTCCGATGGCTGTCGGCATTGCTTTGGCAGTATTCGCCGGCCTGATCATCATCGGCGGTATCAACCGCATTGCCGGTATCGCGCAATTTGTCGTGCCGTTTATGGCGGTAATTTACATCTTGTGTGCCGTGATTATTTTGTTCAAATTCTCCGACCACATCATCCCGATGTTCCACAGTATCTTTGTTGCCGCCTTCAATCCTGAAGCGGTATTGGGCGGTGCGGCCGGTATCGGTATGCGCGAGGCCGTCCGTTTTGGCGTGGCACGTGGCCTGTTTTCCAATGAAGCCGGTATGGGTTCGACCCCGCACGCTCATGCGACTGCCAACGTCAAACACCCTGTGCAACAAGGTATGGCCGCATTTATCGGTATCTTTATCGATACGCTGATGGTCTGCACAGCAACCGCGCTGATTATCCTGCTGACCGATGCCAACCTGTCCGGCGAAACCGGTGCTGCGGTTACCCAACTGGCTTTTAACAAAGCCTTTCCGGGTTTCGGTTCGCAACTGCTCGCCGTCTGTCTGACCTTCTTCGCCTTTACCACCATCATCGGCTGGTACTACTTCGGCGAATCCAATATCCGCTTCCTGTTCCGCGGCAAACACTTGGGCATCTACCGTGCACTGGTTTTGGTGGCCATCGTACTGGGTACCTTGGGCAAAGTGGATTTGGTTTGGAGTATGTCCGATATGTTCAACGGCTTTATGGTCTTGCCGAACTTAATCGCCCTCTTCCTGCTACGTAAGGAAATCCGTGCGGTTTACGACGATTATCTGGCGCAAACCAAAGCCGGCAAAGAGTTGACCTACAACTACGAATTCCACGAATTCCACGACAAAAACCCAGGTTAA
- a CDS encoding disulfide bond formation protein B has product MNFFRKTVLFLVVLSIFAACGSFISQYVLGMNPCVLCILQRLCVLAVGLLAIVTAFSSQSSKFARSLSALLIAAPAVYGAGVAAYQIWLQSLPPGTAPSCGAPWTFRLRDWPLFDWFEPIVRGFGNCAEPDYLFGVALPVWSILYFSFVVLLLLWAWLKTRKI; this is encoded by the coding sequence ATGAACTTTTTCCGCAAGACTGTTTTATTTTTAGTCGTCCTCTCCATATTTGCCGCCTGCGGCTCCTTTATTTCCCAATACGTTTTGGGCATGAACCCGTGCGTATTGTGCATCCTGCAACGCTTGTGCGTATTGGCAGTCGGGCTGTTGGCCATTGTTACGGCATTCAGTTCTCAATCTTCCAAATTTGCCCGCTCGCTCTCGGCATTGTTGATTGCCGCTCCGGCCGTTTACGGCGCCGGTGTCGCCGCCTATCAAATTTGGCTGCAAAGCCTGCCGCCCGGCACCGCCCCTTCTTGCGGCGCACCTTGGACCTTCCGCCTGCGCGACTGGCCTTTGTTCGATTGGTTTGAACCTATCGTCCGCGGCTTTGGCAACTGCGCCGAGCCGGACTATCTATTCGGCGTCGCCCTACCGGTGTGGAGTATTTTGTATTTCAGCTTCGTGGTATTGCTGCTGCTTTGGGCTTGGTTGAAAACCAGAAAAATCTGA
- a CDS encoding sulfurtransferase TusA family protein, with product MNTQTLDVIGLKCPLPILRAKKALAQMQEGEVLTVLATDGGAPGDFEAFCRQTGHVLLESSEADGVFKLVLKHK from the coding sequence ATGAATACACAAACTCTGGATGTCATCGGTTTGAAATGCCCTCTGCCGATTTTGCGTGCCAAAAAAGCTTTGGCGCAAATGCAGGAAGGCGAAGTGCTGACCGTATTGGCTACTGATGGCGGCGCGCCCGGCGATTTTGAAGCGTTTTGCCGTCAGACCGGACATGTCTTGTTGGAATCGAGCGAGGCCGACGGCGTGTTCAAGCTGGTGTTGAAACATAAATAA